A region from the Rhodamnia argentea isolate NSW1041297 chromosome 7, ASM2092103v1, whole genome shotgun sequence genome encodes:
- the LOC115756259 gene encoding protein CAJ1, whose amino-acid sequence MRSDEARDLLGFPPNSCPTPSQVKAAFKKKVWESHPDLFPINEKKTAESKFKLISEAYNRLLSGAKWEYSESGSYVRVVRRGVPSTNGAKGYRALVGIPFLFIVLGTLGLGGFNASRAYNREKRNYPSHNPFLP is encoded by the exons ATGCGGAGCGACGAAGCCAGAGACCTTCTGGGCTTCCCTCCAAATTCTTGCCCCACTCCTTCTCAG GTTAAAGCGGCTTTCAAGAAGAAGGTATGGGAGTCGCACCCTGATCTCTTCccaattaatgaaaagaaaacggCAGAATCTAAGTTCAAGCTG ATTTCAGAAGCTTACAACCGTCTGCTGTCTG GTGCGAAATGGGAATATTCAGAGTCAG GTTCATATGTTCGTGTTGTGAGAAGGGGAGTTCCATCGACGAATGGTGCAAAAGGATATCGCGCACTCGTGGGGATACCTTTCCTATTCATCGTTCTGGGAACACTTGGACTCGGGGGATTTAATGCTTCCAG GGCATACAATAGGGAAAAGCGGAATTATCCATCTCATAATCCCTTTCTTCCCTGA
- the LOC115756267 gene encoding pectinesterase-like produces MVGKVVVSVISIILVVGVVIGVVAGVHKYGSAGDSAEKLTPQMKAVSSICAPTDHKELCMKSLGAYAANATTDPKELIKAAVLATLDEMKGSFNFSESLAASATEAPVKMSLDDCKDLYQFAIDELQAAFSFVGDSDLHTVNDRVAEVQNWLNAVVSYQQSCLDGVDDAKLKADLQNNLQNATQLTSNVLAIVSEISKVLAAFDIKLNLTPNSRRLMSMDEGGYPSWFSAADRKLLAKVDNRRIVPNAVVAKDGSGRFRTIAAALAAYPKGHRGRYVIYVKAGVYDEYITVNKDQVNVFMYGDGPRRTIVTGHKNKALAGISTWQSATFSAIGNGFLCKSMGFQNTAGYRGEQAVALRVQSDMSAFFNCRMDGYQDTLYVQTHRQFYRNCVISGTVDFIFGDSATVIQNSLIIARKPGPGQLNTITAQGREERFETTGLVLHNCRIVPEQKLYPQRFAIKTYLGRPWKQYARTVIMESTLGDFIHPAGYLSWNGDNTCVYAEYGNRGPGARASGRVKWKGVRVISKKEAQAFAAGPFLQGRLWLKYTGFPFMLGLRY; encoded by the exons ATGGTCGGTAAAGTAGTTGTATCGGTTATTTCCATCATCCTTGTCGTCGGCGTCGTCATCGGCGTCGTCGCGGGAGTCCACAAGTACGGGTCTGCTGGAGACTCCGCCGAGAAGTTGACGCCGCAGATGAAGGCGGTTTCCTCCATCTGCGCGCCGACCGACCACAAGGAGCTCTGCATGAAGAGCCTCGGCGCGTACGCCGCCAACGCCACCACCGACCCTAAGGAGCTCATCAAGGCCGCCGTGCTCGCCACCCTTGATGAGATGAAGGGCTCCTTCAACTTCTCCGAGTCTCTGGCCGCCAGTGCCACCGAAGCCCCGGTCAAGATGTCGCTGGATGACTGCAAGGACCTGTATCAGTTCGCCATCGACGAGCTCCAGGCGGCTTTCTCCTTCGTTGGGGACAGCGATCTCCACACCGTGAACGACCGCGTCGCCGAGGTCCAGAACTGGCTCAACGCCGTCGTGTCGTACCAGCAGTCCTGCTTGGATGGTGTCGACGACGCGAAGCTCAAGGCCGACTTGCAGAACAACCTCCAGAACGCGACGCAGCTCACGAGCAACGTGCTTGCCATCGTCTCGGAGATATCCAAGGTCCTCGCTGCCTTCGACATCAAGCTGAACCTCACTCCCAACTCCCGCAGGCTGATGAGCATGGACGAGGGCGGTTACCCTTCGTGGTTTTCGGCCGCGGACAGGAAGCTGTTGGCCAAGGTGGACAACAGGAGGATCGTCCCGAACGCGGTGGTGGCCAAGGACGGGAGCGGGCGGTTCAGGACAATCGCGGCGGCGCTTGCGGCATACCCCAAGGGGCACCGCGGGAGGTACGTGATCTACGTGAAGGCCGGCGTGTATGACGAGTACATCACGGTGAACAAGGACCAAGTGAACGTGTTCATGTACGGAGATGGGCCGAGGAGGACCATTGTGACCGGTCACAAGAACAAGGCCCTTGCCGGCATTTCGACATGGCAAAGCGCCACCTTCT CTGCCATCGGAAACGGATTCCTTTGCAAGTCCATGGGATTCCAGAACACAGCCGGATACAGGGGCGAGCAGGCGGTGGCGCTCCGCGTCCAGTCGGACATGTCCGCCTTCTTCAACTGCCGCATGGACGGTTACCAAGACACCCTCTACGTCCAGACCCACAGACAGTTCTACCGCAACTGCGTCATCTCCGGCACCGTGGACTTCATCTTCGGCGACTCGGCGACCGTCATCCAGAACTCCCTCATCATCGCCCGCAAGCCCGGCCCCGGCCAGCTCAACACCATCACCGCCCAGGGCCGCGAGGAGCGGTTCGAGACCACGGGGCTCGTCCTCCACAACTGCAGGATCGTCCCCGAGCAGAAGCTCTACCCGCAGCGGTTCGCCATCAAGACGTACCTCGGCCGCCCCTGGAAGCAGTACGCCCGGACCGTGATCATGGAGTCGACCCTTGGCGACTTCATCCACCCGGCCGGGTACCTGTCGTGGAACGGGGACAACACGTGCGTGTACGCGGAGTACGGCAACCGCGGCCCGGGGGCGCGGGCCAGCGGCAGGGTGAAGTGGAAGGGCGTCCGGGTGATCAGCAAGAAGGAGGCTCAGGCTTTCGCCGCCGGTCCGTTCCTTCAGGGACGCCTGTGGTTGAAGTACACCGGCTTCCCGTTCATGCTCGGGTTGAGGTACTAG